The proteins below are encoded in one region of Penicillium psychrofluorescens genome assembly, chromosome: 4:
- a CDS encoding uncharacterized protein (ID:PFLUO_006130-T1.cds;~source:funannotate) encodes MPIATGPQAWKTEDVKRDNSWILRLTPEEVEGFRTALAHAKAHPKALLDMTQADYPLPEASAKALQRAIATTQDRWGMCLVKGFPTNEWSEADMRVAYWGMGLYMGVGRTQNRASEVINDVRDAGGSYKVKGGRGYNTNAGLDFHQDSADVVALLCRRTAKEGGTSKVMSSIALRDRVAELRPDLLPVLESNNWFHSFQNAQDPTQPPYYRCPLIGKSGAYFCARANRKNTVAAQRDFSEVPRLSAQQEEALDLLDTIMPTDEYCYSMELEVGDMQLLNSFVTLHSRTPFEDHELPDEKRHLMRLWLSIPTSQPLPLQFAEYWGDVRAGAVRGGVRGSAITEDFLKYEKRQADVMNMPLTGFKPIVTQEEMSKIVAAN; translated from the coding sequence ATGCCAATTGCAACTGGGCCCCAAGCGTGGAAGACGGAGGATGTCAAGCGCGACAACTCATGGATTCTGAGGCTGACCCCCGAGGAAGTCGAGGGCTTCCGTACCGCGCTTGCTCACGCAAAGGCACACCCCAAGGCTCTCCTGGATATGACGCAGGCCGATTACCCGCTGCCAGAGGCCTCTGCAAAGGCCCTGCAGCGCGCTATCGCTACCACCCAAGACCGCTGGGGCATGTGCCTCGTGAAGGGTTTTCCTACAAACGAATGGTCCGAAGCAGACATGCGTGTTGCCTATTGGGGTATGGGTCTTTACATGGGTGTTGGTCGCACGCAAAATCGCGCCAGTGAGGTGATTAACGACGTGCGCGATGCCGGCGGCAGCTATAAAGTCAAAGGCGGCCGTGGATACAATACCAACGCCGGTCTTGACTTCCACCAGGACTCGGCCGATGTGGTGGCGCTTTTGTGCCGCCGCACTGCTAAGGAGGGAGGAACTTCTAAGGTCATGAGCAGCATTGCGCTGCGCGACCGCGTCGCTGAGCTACGCCCTGATCTACTCCCCGTTCTTGAGTCCAACAACTGGTTCCACAGCTTCCAAAACGCCCAAGACCCTACCCAGCCCCCCTACTACCGTTGCCCCCTCATCGGAAAGAGTGGTGCTTATTTCTGCGCCCGTGCCAACCGCAAGAACACAGTTGCCGCACAGCGTGACTTCTCCGAGGTGCCGCGCCTTTCTGCACAGCAGGAAGAAGccctcgatcttctcgacacTATCATGCCGACGGACGAGTATTGCTATAGCATGGAACTGGAAGTCGGTGATATGCAACTGCTTAACAGCTTCGTAACACTGCACTCGCGCACGCCTTTCGAGGACCATGAGCTGCCAGATGAGAAGCGTCACCTCATGCGCCTGTGGCTTTCCATTCCCACCTCTCAGCCTCTGCCTCTTCAGTTTGCCGAGTACTGGGGTGACGTCCGAGCTGGCGCAGTTCGTGGTGGTGTCCGAGGAAGTGCCATCACTGAGGACTTCCTGAAGTATGAGAAGCGTCAGGCCGATGTCATGAATATGCCTCTGACTGGGTTCAAGCCAATCGTGACGCAAGAGGAGATGAGCAAAATTGTGGCGGCGAACTAA